The following coding sequences lie in one Apium graveolens cultivar Ventura chromosome 3, ASM990537v1, whole genome shotgun sequence genomic window:
- the LOC141714799 gene encoding uncharacterized protein LOC141714799, which produces MLMWTPQMDEFFLQAMLTQQYHGNRIDGTFTSTAYTNMVNELHEKLNMNFSKSHLKNRLKTLKDHFAQYYDLFRGVGLSGFAWNSETKLFEADNEVWDSLIEVSKPDAIKWKTKKIHNYNELAELFAKDRAIGAAAGTAKEKKKQWSKTTSDQTETLEDVDRLLSTNKVTLENLIVDDDVFISSMPSLEEVQMNLNSSKNKKRKYEEDESMTLKIMSSLEAVGDAIKEGNAILKDSNIIMERSRQRVYSGDEIYNELELLNLEPNIISKAYLLLIKDQDSAQALFGCPARI; this is translated from the exons ATGCTAATGTGGACGCCTCAAATGGATGAGTTTTTCCTTCAAGCTATGCTTACACAGCAATATCATGGAAATAGAATTGACGGCACATTTACCTCTACTGCCTACACAAACATGGTTAACGAGTTGCATGAGAAGCTCAACATGAATTTCAGTAAATCTCATTTAAAAAATCGCCTCAAGACACTCAAAGATCATTTTGCACAGTATTATGACCTGTTCCGCGGAGTAGGTTTAAGTGGATTTGCTTGGAATTCTGAAACCAAATTATTCGAGGCAGACAATGAAGTTTGGGATAGCCTAATAGAAGTAT CAAAGCCTGATGCTATTAAATGGAAAACAAAGAAGATCCATAACTACAATGAGCTTGCGGAATTATTTGCTAAAGATAGAGCAATAGGGGCTGCTGCTGGAACTgccaaagaaaagaaaaaacaGTGGTCAAAGACAACTTCTGATCAAACCGAAACACTTGAGGATGTTGATCGTCTTTTATCTACTAACAAGGTGACACTGGAAAACTTAATTGTTGATGATGATGTATTTATATCTTCCATGCCATCTTTAGAAGAAGTGCAGATGAACTTAAATTCATCTAAAAATAAGAAAAGAAAATACGAGGAAGACGAATCTATGACCTTAAAGATTATGTCTTCACTTGAAGCTGTGGGAGATGCTATCAAAGAAGGAAATGCTATACTCAAAGACAGTAATATCATAATGGAACGATCTCGTCAACGAGTGTATAGCGGAGATGAGATTTATAACGAATTGGAGCTATTGAACTTGGAACCAAATATAATTTCCAAAGCATATCTTTTATTGATTAAAGATCAGGATAGTGCACAAGCCCTCTTTGGTTGCCCAGCTCGAATCTGA